In Deinococcus sp. Leaf326, one genomic interval encodes:
- a CDS encoding ATP-binding protein produces the protein MATDASATQTLDSEEANISSNTQIQALKHQIEQLQAALDQATALFQKSPGIAFLLNAHGRILDLNMQAVYLLQASPQELIGRNLSLILEPSSQASFTFMLKKVFREGIQQTSEIRLLTLQGRTLEMTAQASLHSKDGEASYCHLVLTDITQFTSSHRVLLDRQVSQENHIQEQGLKIRQIHEEFENALRLSAKALGDSFSQVKDSFSLSHIHPEVPDYIKDTENAFQKTQNLLESLETYIKIRFINFQMRSVNLNDVLKKIIRDLKPQLEDRDVQITADSLPILQGDNQVFYIILNEYITNALKFTRIRQTTRIHILVKEMETEYFIGVEDNGIGFSQRHKNKIFQLFGRIHSEPLYEGTGLGLAVVRRLCERFKGRAWGEGKIDEGSTFWFAWPKSSTKSGNTRI, from the coding sequence ATGGCAACAGACGCCTCCGCCACTCAGACACTCGATTCAGAAGAAGCAAACATCTCCTCGAATACTCAGATCCAAGCACTTAAGCATCAGATTGAACAGCTTCAAGCGGCGTTGGATCAAGCAACTGCCCTCTTTCAGAAAAGTCCAGGCATAGCTTTTTTGCTGAACGCACATGGAAGAATCTTAGACTTGAATATGCAGGCAGTTTATCTTCTCCAGGCTTCTCCTCAAGAACTGATCGGCCGCAATCTGAGTTTAATTTTGGAACCTTCTTCACAAGCTTCTTTCACCTTTATGTTAAAAAAAGTATTTAGAGAGGGTATTCAACAGACAAGTGAGATTCGTCTACTCACTTTACAGGGTCGTACATTGGAAATGACCGCACAAGCGTCTTTGCACTCTAAAGATGGTGAAGCATCATATTGTCATTTAGTCTTGACGGATATTACTCAATTTACTTCATCTCATCGCGTCCTGCTTGACCGTCAAGTCTCTCAAGAAAACCATATTCAAGAACAAGGTCTTAAAATTAGACAGATTCACGAAGAATTTGAAAATGCCCTTAGGCTGTCTGCCAAGGCTTTAGGAGATTCTTTTAGCCAAGTAAAAGATTCGTTTAGTCTTTCACACATACATCCAGAAGTACCAGACTACATAAAAGATACGGAAAATGCCTTTCAGAAAACTCAAAATCTGTTGGAGTCTCTCGAAACATATATAAAAATACGTTTCATCAATTTCCAAATGCGTAGCGTGAACTTGAATGATGTTCTCAAAAAGATAATTAGAGATTTAAAACCCCAGCTAGAAGATCGAGATGTCCAAATTACAGCTGATTCTCTCCCCATCTTACAGGGTGACAATCAAGTGTTTTATATTATTCTAAATGAATACATTACAAATGCTCTAAAATTTACTCGGATACGCCAAACTACTCGAATTCATATCCTTGTCAAAGAAATGGAAACGGAATATTTCATTGGCGTAGAGGACAACGGCATAGGCTTCAGTCAGCGGCATAAAAATAAAATTTTCCAACTATTCGGCAGGATACATTCAGAACCACTTTATGAAGGAACAGGTCTAGGTCTTGCAGTCGTTCGCCGGCTCTGTGAAAGATTTAAAGGCAGAGCATGGGGCGAAGGTAAAATAGATGAAGGATCGACCTTCTGGTTTGCTTGGCCTAAATCGTCAACGAAGAGTGGTAATACTCGTATATGA
- a CDS encoding DnaB-like helicase C-terminal domain-containing protein, which produces MSLPDTAARPLPSNVGVEERLLSSVFIDPELAWPEVLALPSEAFHSQAGRHLRDTMADLHATGKPVDDYGLILGRAEELGFSTWVNMNYLTGVAAQEATGAYAPQYALTLGELLGRRQAIRRATDLIRHATEGDLALEDLATLASQIALPLEPQGASTESISQETAIAQALEIIGRGPVEAIGTGLRDLDAEIVGLEPGALYVLAARPAMGKTAMGYQWMQNAARSGKRAVVCSLEMDAKQLALRSLATAARVDMQKVRTGALNERDHLRLAKAAPALAALPIEYFDSSDQTGTGIARRARRLHAAGKCDVLFLDYLQLVEVDSTSGRSGMNRTLEVSAISRNLKKLARELNIPIVVLSQLSRAVEQRPNHRPVLSDLRESGAVEQDADTVMFIYRDEYYDPNTADQGVAEIIIGKQRNGPVGTVKVSYNSQFVMFADLSYAQDGI; this is translated from the coding sequence GTGAGCCTGCCCGACACCGCTGCCCGCCCCCTGCCCAGTAACGTCGGGGTCGAAGAACGCCTGCTCTCCAGCGTGTTCATCGACCCGGAGTTGGCCTGGCCGGAAGTGCTGGCCCTCCCCAGCGAGGCCTTCCACAGCCAGGCCGGGCGGCACCTGCGCGACACGATGGCCGACCTCCATGCCACGGGCAAGCCCGTGGACGACTACGGGCTGATCCTGGGCCGCGCCGAGGAGCTGGGCTTCTCGACGTGGGTGAACATGAACTACCTGACCGGCGTGGCCGCACAGGAGGCGACCGGGGCCTACGCGCCCCAGTACGCGCTGACCCTGGGCGAGCTGCTTGGGCGGCGGCAGGCCATCCGCCGAGCAACCGACCTGATCCGGCACGCGACCGAGGGCGACCTGGCGCTCGAAGACCTCGCCACGCTGGCCTCGCAGATCGCGCTGCCCCTGGAGCCGCAGGGCGCATCCACCGAGTCCATCTCGCAGGAGACGGCCATCGCCCAGGCCCTGGAGATCATCGGGCGCGGGCCGGTCGAGGCCATCGGCACGGGCCTGCGGGATCTCGACGCGGAGATCGTGGGCCTGGAGCCGGGCGCGCTGTACGTGCTCGCGGCACGCCCAGCGATGGGCAAGACGGCGATGGGTTACCAGTGGATGCAGAACGCCGCCCGCAGTGGGAAGCGGGCTGTGGTGTGCAGCCTGGAGATGGACGCCAAACAGCTCGCCTTGCGCTCGCTGGCGACGGCCGCGCGGGTGGACATGCAGAAGGTCCGCACGGGAGCCCTGAACGAGCGGGACCACCTGCGCCTGGCGAAGGCCGCACCGGCCCTCGCGGCACTGCCCATTGAGTACTTCGACAGCAGTGATCAGACCGGCACGGGGATTGCCCGGCGTGCCCGGCGGCTTCACGCGGCGGGGAAGTGCGACGTGCTGTTCCTGGACTACCTGCAGCTGGTGGAGGTCGACAGCACGAGCGGGCGATCGGGGATGAACCGGACGCTGGAAGTCAGTGCCATCAGCCGGAACCTGAAGAAGCTGGCGCGCGAGCTGAACATTCCCATCGTGGTGCTCTCGCAGCTCTCGCGGGCGGTCGAGCAGCGCCCGAACCACCGCCCCGTGCTGTCGGACCTGCGTGAATCGGGCGCGGTGGAGCAGGATGCGGATACCGTGATGTTCATCTACCGCGATGAGTACTACGACCCGAACACGGCGGACCAGGGGGTCGCGGAGATCATCATCGGGAAGCAGCGCAACGGGCCGGTGGGCACGGTGAAGGTGAGCTACAACAGCCAGTTCGTGATGTTCGCCGATCTGTCCTATGCCCAGGATGGGATTTGA
- a CDS encoding DnaB-like helicase C-terminal domain-containing protein, which translates to MAKAAPALAALPIEYFDSSDQTGTGIARRAWRLHAAGKCDVLFLDYLQLVEADSTSGRLGMNRTLEVSAISRNLKKLARELNIPIVVLSQLSRAVEQRPNHRPVLSDLRESGAVEQDADTVMFIYRDEYYDPNTADQGVAEIIIGKQRNGPVGTVKVSYNSQFVMFADLSYAQDGI; encoded by the coding sequence CTGGCCAAGGCGGCACCAGCGCTCGCGGCACTGCCCATCGAGTACTTCGACAGCAGTGATCAGACCGGCACGGGGATTGCCCGGCGTGCCTGGCGGCTTCACGCGGCGGGGAAGTGCGACGTGCTGTTCCTGGACTACCTGCAGTTGGTGGAGGCCGATAGCACGAGCGGGCGATTGGGGATGAACCGGACGCTGGAAGTCAGTGCCATCAGCCGGAACCTGAAGAAGCTGGCGCGTGAGCTGAACATTCCCATCGTGGTGCTCTCGCAGCTCTCGCGGGCGGTCGAACAGCGCCCGAACCACCGCCCCGTGCTGTCGGATCTGCGTGAGTCGGGCGCGGTGGAGCAGGATGCGGACACCGTGATGTTCATCTACCGCGATGAGTACTACGACCCGAATACGGCCGACCAGGGGGTCGCGGAGATCATCATCGGGAAGCAGCGCAATGGGCCGGTGGGGACGGTGAAGGTGAGCTACAACAGCCAGTTCGTGATGTTCGCCGACCTGTCCTATGCTCAGGATGGGATTTGA
- a CDS encoding Lrp/AsnC family transcriptional regulator, giving the protein MPEPDPHPPERPLDERGAMSSYATGWAWQQSVGKGKLLLLALADLADDRGQTRTPIEVLAEMIDKDKSTVIRQLANLEEDGFISRDHAHTAGGMQLVSMTRLLIRGRPAERPTKHAAPAMRRRQENADSAAVAKCDPPQENTVFEAVAKCDPPAETPCFGPSHFATPTPEPREEGGSQNATHKEKDIYSLSKTIRNNINTISAGLSEGTHDEDVVVGADLGNLWNDWTSEAKAAPVTQARQQAVWARWVREGHADLLREAAENILTLGSFAHPQAALQARMKTGIEAKAKSSARPGGAAAGGEGGPAFAEDQRVRYGGQEMIILSVSPNGTLVTDSDATPLIPPSFHAHVEVIL; this is encoded by the coding sequence GTGCCTGAACCTGACCCGCACCCCCCTGAACGCCCTCTCGACGAGCGTGGCGCTATGAGCAGCTACGCCACCGGCTGGGCCTGGCAGCAGAGCGTCGGCAAGGGCAAGTTGCTCCTGTTGGCGTTGGCGGATCTCGCAGACGACCGGGGGCAGACCCGGACGCCCATCGAGGTCCTCGCCGAGATGATCGACAAGGACAAGAGCACCGTGATCCGCCAGCTGGCGAACTTGGAAGAGGACGGCTTCATCAGCCGCGACCACGCGCACACGGCCGGCGGGATGCAGCTCGTGAGCATGACCCGCCTCCTGATCCGGGGCCGCCCGGCCGAACGGCCCACGAAACACGCCGCCCCGGCCATGCGCCGCCGCCAGGAAAACGCCGATTCGGCCGCTGTCGCAAAATGCGACCCCCCCCAGGAAAACACCGTGTTTGAGGCCGTCGCAAAATGCGACCCCCCCGCAGAAACGCCGTGTTTTGGGCCGTCGCATTTTGCGACCCCCACCCCCGAGCCCCGTGAAGAGGGGGGGTCGCAAAATGCGACCCATAAAGAAAAAGATATTTATTCCTTATCTAAGACTATACGTAACAACATCAACACCATCAGCGCTGGCCTGAGCGAAGGCACTCACGACGAAGATGTTGTTGTTGGTGCTGATCTTGGAAATCTTTGGAACGACTGGACCAGTGAAGCCAAAGCCGCCCCCGTCACCCAGGCTCGGCAGCAGGCCGTGTGGGCCCGGTGGGTCCGCGAAGGGCACGCGGACCTGCTGCGCGAGGCAGCAGAAAACATCCTGACCCTGGGCAGCTTCGCTCACCCACAGGCTGCGCTCCAGGCACGCATGAAGACCGGAATCGAGGCGAAGGCCAAAAGTTCCGCCCGGCCCGGCGGCGCGGCGGCCGGCGGCGAGGGCGGGCCAGCCTTCGCTGAGGACCAGCGGGTGCGTTACGGCGGGCAGGAGATGATCATCCTCAGCGTCAGCCCGAACGGCACCCTGGTCACCGACAGCGACGCCACCCCGCTCATTCCGCCCTCGTTCCATGCCCACGTCGAGGTGATCCTGTGA